The Saccharothrix variisporea genome has a segment encoding these proteins:
- a CDS encoding response regulator translates to MTGRETPVRVFLVDDHALFRAGVRAELDSITDEVDVVGEAGSVAEAVVGINHVRPDVVLLDVHMPDGGGAEVLRQVRTSLPEVVFLALSVSDAAEDVIAVIRAGARGYVTKTISSQELVRAVVRVSEGDAVFSPRLAGFVLDAFADRPGAAPISDPELDLLTPRERDVLRLLARGYAYKEIASELFISVKTVETHVSSVLRKTQLSNRYELSRWASDRRLV, encoded by the coding sequence GTGACAGGCCGGGAAACGCCGGTGCGGGTCTTCCTCGTGGACGACCACGCGCTGTTCCGCGCCGGGGTGCGCGCCGAACTGGACTCGATCACCGACGAGGTCGACGTCGTGGGCGAGGCGGGCTCCGTCGCCGAGGCGGTGGTGGGCATCAACCACGTGCGGCCGGACGTGGTGCTCTTGGACGTGCACATGCCCGACGGCGGCGGCGCGGAGGTGCTGAGGCAGGTCAGGACTTCCCTGCCCGAGGTGGTCTTCCTGGCGCTGTCGGTGTCGGACGCGGCGGAGGACGTCATCGCCGTGATCCGGGCCGGTGCCCGGGGTTACGTGACCAAGACGATCTCCAGCCAGGAGTTGGTCCGCGCGGTGGTGCGGGTCTCGGAGGGCGATGCGGTGTTCAGCCCCCGATTGGCGGGCTTCGTGCTGGACGCGTTCGCCGACCGGCCGGGGGCGGCGCCGATCAGCGACCCGGAGCTGGACTTGTTGACGCCCCGGGAACGGGACGTGCTGCGGTTGTTGGCGCGCGGGTACGCGTACAAGGAAATCGCGTCGGAGCTGTTCATCTCGGTGAAGACGGTGGAGACGCATGTGTCCAGCGTGCTCCGCAAGACCCAGCTGTCGAACCGGTACGAGCTTTCGCGGTGGGCTTCCGACCGTCGGCTGGTTTAG
- a CDS encoding serine/threonine-protein kinase: protein MHKSGSTVGGRYALAERVGSGAMGVVWRAHDALLDREVAVKQLRWPDLSPDEARVAGARALREARNAARLHHPNAVAVFDVVVEDDRPWLVMEYVPARSLAELLADHGPLDHAETARIGGHVASALAAAHAAGIVHRDVKPSNVLIGHDGVVKLTDFGISRAANDGTLTDSGMITGTPAYLAPEVARGDQPGTAADVFSLGATLYAASEGRPPYGSSDNSLGLLYKAANGDITPPTPGKLSGVLTRLLAVDPAERPSASDTVDLLANPPADRPRPGWMAPAIAATILVLAAGAIAAASLTSPTATSPPAQTDAQLAAPAFSESDVEDFVRDHYALVTNDPLAAWENLSPDFRPIMTEYTRFWSQYDTVRVGDVFVNKDGEHFTAEVQLTFVQDGAETAETYQLRLHTIDGHLEIVASERIA, encoded by the coding sequence GTGCACAAGTCCGGGTCGACGGTCGGCGGCCGGTACGCGCTGGCCGAGCGGGTCGGCAGCGGCGCCATGGGCGTCGTCTGGCGGGCGCACGACGCGCTGCTGGACCGCGAGGTGGCCGTCAAGCAGCTCCGCTGGCCCGACCTGAGCCCCGACGAGGCTCGGGTGGCCGGCGCGAGGGCGCTGCGCGAGGCCCGCAACGCGGCCCGGCTGCACCACCCGAACGCCGTCGCGGTGTTCGACGTGGTGGTGGAGGACGACCGGCCGTGGCTGGTCATGGAGTACGTCCCCGCGCGCAGCCTGGCCGAACTGCTGGCCGACCACGGCCCCCTGGACCACGCGGAGACCGCCCGCATCGGCGGCCACGTGGCCTCGGCCCTGGCAGCGGCGCACGCGGCGGGCATCGTCCACCGCGACGTGAAACCGTCCAACGTCCTCATCGGCCACGACGGCGTGGTGAAGCTGACCGACTTCGGCATCTCCCGCGCCGCCAACGACGGCACCCTCACCGACAGCGGCATGATCACCGGCACCCCCGCGTACCTGGCCCCCGAGGTGGCGCGCGGCGACCAGCCCGGGACAGCCGCGGACGTCTTCTCCCTCGGCGCGACCCTGTACGCGGCCTCCGAGGGCCGACCACCGTACGGTTCGAGCGACAACAGCCTCGGCCTGCTCTACAAGGCGGCCAACGGCGACATCACCCCACCGACCCCCGGCAAGCTGTCCGGCGTGCTGACCAGGCTGCTGGCCGTGGACCCCGCCGAACGCCCCTCCGCGTCCGACACCGTGGACCTGCTGGCCAACCCCCCGGCGGACCGCCCCCGCCCAGGCTGGATGGCCCCCGCCATCGCCGCCACGATCCTGGTCCTGGCCGCCGGCGCCATCGCCGCGGCCTCCCTGACCAGCCCCACGGCAACCTCCCCACCGGCGCAGACCGACGCCCAACTCGCCGCCCCGGCGTTCAGCGAGTCGGACGTGGAGGACTTCGTCCGCGACCACTACGCCCTGGTCACCAACGACCCGCTCGCGGCATGGGAGAACCTGTCCCCGGACTTCCGCCCGATCATGACGGAGTACACGCGCTTCTGGAGCCAGTACGACACCGTGCGGGTGGGGGACGTCTTCGTCAACAAGGACGGCGAACACTTCACGGCAGAGGTGCAGCTCACCTTCGTGCAGGACGGCGCGGAAACCGCGGAGACGTACCAGTTGCGCCTGCACACGATCGACGGCCACCTAGAAATCGTCGCGTCCGAACGAATCGCCTAA
- a CDS encoding SsgA family sporulation/cell division regulator, giving the protein MSAESITTTTTFHLLVPGVAPAPVEAELHYEPEDPYAVAVLFHTGQGKVEWIFARDLLADGLLTASGEGDILVRPAADDPERVLLELNAPTGFAILSAQAEDIAEFLDLTYDVVQPGEEDLWIDFDRELAKLVSTN; this is encoded by the coding sequence ATGAGCGCCGAGAGCATCACCACCACGACGACGTTCCACCTGCTGGTCCCCGGCGTCGCGCCGGCCCCGGTGGAAGCCGAACTGCACTACGAACCGGAGGACCCGTACGCGGTCGCCGTCCTGTTCCACACCGGACAGGGCAAGGTCGAGTGGATCTTCGCCCGCGACCTGCTGGCCGACGGCCTGCTGACCGCGTCGGGCGAGGGCGACATCCTGGTCCGCCCGGCCGCCGACGACCCGGAGCGGGTCCTGCTGGAGCTGAACGCGCCGACCGGGTTCGCGATCCTGTCCGCCCAGGCCGAGGACATCGCCGAGTTCCTGGACCTCACCTACGACGTGGTCCAGCCCGGCGAGGAGGACCTGTGGATCGACTTCGACCGCGAACTGGCCAAGCTCGTCTCCACGAACTGA
- a CDS encoding DMT family transporter, whose amino-acid sequence MLRKAHDVPVNKPGTLVRMGVLALFWGSSFLWIKIALTGLSPVQIALGRTVLGAVVVAGLLYAGGQRLPRTRAVWGHLAVAAVFGNVVPFVLFAVGEKTVDSGVAGVLNATTPLWALAIGLSFGFEKQRNAARLVGLVLGFAGTLLIFAPWEKAGLASWGALACLAAAASYAVAYTYVGRTVSGTGLSSMQISATQLVLASGLTALVVPVGGLQEPHLSWQAVGAVAILGVFGTGLAFIINYRIVEDEGPTNATTVGYLLPVVSVLLGAAFLGEGINVRVVLGMVVVLVGVGLTRKQPATAIVPAEPEPVTTLK is encoded by the coding sequence ATGCTTCGCAAGGCGCACGATGTCCCGGTGAACAAGCCCGGCACGCTGGTCAGGATGGGTGTCCTCGCGCTCTTCTGGGGCTCCAGCTTCCTCTGGATCAAGATCGCGCTCACCGGGTTGTCCCCGGTCCAGATCGCCCTCGGGCGGACCGTGCTGGGCGCGGTCGTCGTCGCCGGCCTGCTCTACGCGGGCGGTCAGCGGCTGCCGCGCACGCGGGCCGTGTGGGGGCACCTCGCGGTCGCGGCCGTGTTCGGCAACGTCGTGCCGTTCGTGCTGTTCGCGGTGGGCGAGAAGACCGTGGACTCCGGTGTCGCGGGCGTGCTCAACGCCACCACCCCGCTGTGGGCGCTGGCCATCGGCCTGTCGTTCGGCTTCGAGAAGCAGCGCAACGCGGCCCGGCTGGTCGGGCTCGTGCTGGGCTTCGCGGGCACGCTGCTGATCTTCGCGCCGTGGGAGAAGGCCGGGCTGGCGAGCTGGGGCGCGCTGGCGTGCCTCGCGGCGGCGGCCTCCTACGCGGTGGCTTACACCTACGTCGGCCGGACGGTGTCCGGGACCGGGCTGTCGTCCATGCAGATCTCCGCCACGCAGCTGGTGCTGGCCAGTGGCCTGACCGCGCTGGTGGTGCCGGTCGGCGGGCTCCAGGAGCCGCACCTGTCGTGGCAGGCGGTCGGCGCGGTGGCGATCCTGGGCGTGTTCGGCACCGGGCTCGCGTTCATCATCAACTACCGGATCGTGGAGGACGAGGGCCCCACGAACGCCACGACGGTCGGCTACCTGCTGCCGGTCGTGTCGGTGCTGCTCGGCGCGGCGTTCCTCGGCGAGGGGATCAACGTCCGGGTCGTGCTCGGCATGGTCGTGGTGCTGGTGGGTGTCGGACTGACCCGCAAGCAGCCCGCGACGGCGATCGTCCCCGCCGAACCGGAGCCCGTGACTACGCTCAAGTGA
- a CDS encoding LysR family transcriptional regulator: MLDVRRMQVLRAVVTTGSITAAAVNLGYTPSAISQQVAALEKQAGLPLLDRVGRGVRPTPAGRMLTEHAAHITDRLVEAEAALADLRAGRTGRLRVRYFATAGAALVPPAVAAFKERHADVQLDLKLTEPDDPMLEIAAGRADVALTVFPRVAEPPRGVRFEHLLDDPYLAVLPRGHDLARKRVLDLSDLAEEPWVDAVNPPGPCRDIVLNACAGAGFAPNFVLESDDYPTAQGFVAAGLGVTIVPKLGLGVVHPGVVVRRLRHPEPVRSIHAAIREDALGSPAVQTLVDALKAAVA, translated from the coding sequence ATGCTGGACGTGCGACGCATGCAGGTGCTCCGCGCCGTGGTGACCACCGGGTCCATCACGGCCGCCGCGGTCAACCTCGGCTACACCCCCTCGGCGATCTCCCAGCAGGTCGCGGCCCTGGAGAAGCAGGCCGGCCTGCCGCTGCTGGACCGCGTCGGCCGGGGCGTCCGCCCCACCCCCGCGGGCCGGATGCTGACCGAGCACGCGGCTCACATCACCGACCGCCTGGTGGAGGCCGAGGCGGCCCTCGCCGACCTGCGCGCCGGGCGCACCGGGCGGCTGCGGGTCCGCTACTTCGCCACCGCCGGCGCGGCCCTCGTGCCCCCGGCCGTGGCCGCGTTCAAGGAGCGGCACGCCGACGTGCAGCTCGACCTCAAGCTGACCGAGCCCGACGACCCGATGCTGGAGATCGCGGCCGGCCGCGCGGACGTGGCGCTGACCGTCTTCCCCCGCGTCGCCGAACCACCGCGCGGCGTCCGGTTCGAGCACCTGCTGGACGACCCGTACCTGGCGGTCCTGCCGCGCGGCCACGACCTGGCCCGCAAGCGCGTGCTGGACCTGTCCGACCTGGCCGAGGAGCCGTGGGTGGACGCGGTCAACCCGCCGGGGCCGTGCCGGGACATCGTGCTGAACGCGTGCGCCGGGGCGGGGTTCGCGCCGAACTTCGTGCTGGAGTCCGACGACTACCCGACCGCGCAGGGCTTCGTGGCCGCCGGGCTGGGCGTGACGATCGTGCCCAAGCTGGGGTTGGGCGTGGTCCACCCCGGCGTGGTGGTCCGCAGGCTGCGCCACCCCGAGCCGGTGCGCTCGATCCACGCCGCGATCCGCGAGGACGCCCTCGGCTCACCCGCCGTGCAGACCCTGGTGGACGCGCTGAAGGCGGCCGTGGCCTGA